A genomic segment from Juglans microcarpa x Juglans regia isolate MS1-56 unplaced genomic scaffold, Jm3101_v1.0 JmScfU0047, whole genome shotgun sequence encodes:
- the LOC121245522 gene encoding uncharacterized protein LOC121245522: MTPGSAGNEVPDTQDAGVMADKQRRWKVPSEGFVKANWDAAINLNLRMMGIGVIIWDERGEVLAAYCDQKKYVQQPATTECMALWKAMELGRDLGFNRVIFEGDAHTIVKAVNEESEDFLAYRSIVQDAKQMLQQHRNWKVQFVNRNLNEVAHILAKMAISLETEKVWMEDITSCISESIEKDKECMNNVD, translated from the exons ATGACCCCTGGTAGTGCTGGCAATGAAGTTCCAGATACTCAGGATGCTGGAGTTATGGCAG ATAAGCAAAGAAGGTGGAAGGTTCCAAGTGAGGGCTTTGTAAAGGCCAATTGGGATGCAGCTATCAACTTGAATCTAAGAATGATGGGGATAGGAGTAATTATATGGGATGAAAGGGGAGAAGTGCTAGCAGCCTATTGTGATCAAAAGAAGTATGTGCAACAACCAGCTACAACAGAATGTATGGCCCTCTGGAAAGCTATGGAATTGGGCAGAGATCTTGGCTTCAATAGGGTGATTTTTGAAGGTGATGCACATACTATTGTGAAGGCTGTAAATGAGGAGAGTGAAGACTtcctagcttataggagtataGTTCAAGATGCAAAACAGATGCTACAACAACACAGAAACTGGAAGGTGCAATTTGTCAATAGGAACTTGAATGAAGTGGCTCACATTTTAGCCAAAATGGCTATTAGTTTAGAGACTGAGAAAGTTTGGATGGAAGATATAACAAGTTGTATTTCTGAAAGTATAGAAAAGGATAAGGAATGTATGAACAA